The Candida dubliniensis CD36 chromosome 2, complete sequence genome contains a region encoding:
- a CDS encoding protein she4, putative (Similar to S. cerevisiae SHE4), producing MSDEIFIQIIENENIQDKSTKDVLLRFLCSHELDKADGHKLIDQLAKISHNPQYSKILYQLLMEYPDQVIKCFERVNDEAAIIITNILGVNSESEEIMQKLYSSLRWIMKSGVNLPFYLNVYSSLITHSKITNPEHLNLFLTFVNEQNEDVNRGVLVLVIQNLQLQKKKTSDIISDYLEMVMDEDDLSYNNFVNFVSVQAMCFPIAPEICAPIYQHDRTRNHLLQRINYIIKGEDIPLAIPILKLIAASCIVENCRNYTVSNYLKFLTQGCTINNDQIQVISSVTISKLLKLLEVEKKDTEISTLDLAEILINYFKHAEAFDEYVEFSVEGLMYLSLYWKVRELIRMDVSLIKLFLARLKETSTDSTTINTSFQYGVLSIISNLTKTRDVNDKELNSNTRYRLKTAASPKYGSNDEKENQEGITLFNRELLNTNKIISKIASLKSYKSGSNNSLAEVIKIIYHLSIDQMKQGRTELVKQGAMTIVLNYLINFSEMKRQGNLITALPKPKDEIVQQCRTFASRSLARMLIVVDPQTAFTKYDSRVAIPFLKELLGPDISQYQGGDSDSYLHDMSLLDHFECLLALTNIAATAKPELKHYMVTQLFDSYLDNFIISEDTKIRKASWELIANLSTEIPLLVKFFNWDAEAARKRFDLSMQLLQSGEVNLQATIAIYLLHSTDIEPLAAQIVSDDDKFKTLIDILTDIFSTQSHEKSLILPMEYVLLNLAIATANHSEKNLSSLSTNTRLKNCCGNILRSGGEEEREVIIEVIKTCQFK from the coding sequence ATGTCCGACGAAATATTTATACAAATAATTGAGAATGAGAATATTCAAGACAAGTCAACGAAGGACGTATTGCTCAGATTCCTTTGCAGCCACGAGTTGGATAAAGCTGATGGGCACAAGCTCATTGATCAATTGGCAAAGATTTCTCACAATCCCCAGTATTCAAAGATTTTATATCAATTGTTAATGGAATATCCTGATCAAGTTATTAAATGCTTTGAAAGAGTGAATGACGAAGCAGCAATTATAATCACCAACATTTTAGGTGTCAATAGTGAATCTGAAGAGATTATGCAGAAGTTGTATTCCAGCCTAAGATGGATTATGAAATCTGGTGTGAATTTGCCATTCTACTTGAATGTATATAGCTCATTGATCACCCATTCTAAAATCACAAATCCAGAGCATTTAAACTTATTTTTAACATTTGTGAACGAACAAAATGAAGATGTTAACCGAGGGgtattggtgttggtgATACAGAACTTGCAactacaaaaaaagaaaacttcAGACATAATATCAGATTATCTAGAAATGGTAATggatgaagatgatttaAGTTACAACAACTTTGTTAATTTTGTATCTGTTCAAGCTATGTGTTTTCCAATTGCCCCTGAAATATGCGCTCCAATATACCAGCACGATAGAACCAGAAACCATTTGTTACAACGCATAAACTATATTATCAAGGGCGAGGACATACCTTTAGCTATACcgatattgaaattaattgcAGCCTCATGTATTGTCGAGAATTGTCGAAATTATACTGTTTCGAACTATCTTAAGTTCTTGACACAGGGGTGCACAATCAATAATGACCAAATCCAGGTCATTTCAAGTGTGACCATCAGCAAACTATTGAAATTACTcgaagttgaaaaaaaagataccGAGATAAGTACACTTGATTTAGCtgaaattttgataaattactTCAAACACGCTGAGGCTTTTGATGAATATGTCGAGTTTTCCGTAGAAGGGTTAATGTACTTGTCATTGTATTGGAAAGTAAGAGAGTTAATTCGAATGGATGTGAGTTTAATCAAACTATTTCTTGCAAGACTTAAAGAGACATCGACAGATTCCACCACCATTAATACATCATTTCAATATGGTGTGTTGtcaattatttcaaatttaacaaAAACGAGAGATGTGAATGacaaagaattaaattcCAACACAAGATATCGCTTAAAAACTGCAGCAAGTCCTAAATATGGATCCAATGATGAAAAGGAAAACCAAGAAGGTATCACTTTGTTCAACCGAGAACTACTTAACACCAATAAAATTATATCCAAAATAGCATCGTTAAAGTCTTACAAATCAGGTTCGAACAATTCACTTGCAGAAGtaatcaaaattatataCCACTTGTCAATAGATCAAATGAAACAGGGTCGAACAGAGTTGGTAAAACAAGGGGCAATGACTATTGTATTAAACTATCTAATTAATTTCAGTGAAATGAAACGCCAAGGAAACTTAATAACAGCTCTTCCCAAACCTAAGGATGAAATAGTTCAACAATGCCGTACGTTTGCCAGTAGGTCTTTAGCTCGAatgttgattgttgttgatccTCAAACTGCATTCACCAAGTACGATTCAAGAGTTGCTATACCATTCTTAAAGGAATTATTAGGCCCAGATATATCCCAATATCAAGGGGGCGACTCCGATTCTTATCTCCACGACATGTCATTATTGGATCACTTTGAATGTTTGCTAGCGTTGACCAATATAGCAGCTACAGCCAAGCCAGAACTTAAACATTATATGGTTACacaattatttgattcctatttagataatttcattatttcaGAAGACACCAAAATTCGGAAAGCAAGCTGGGAATTGATTGCAAATTTGAGCACAGAAATCCCACTTTTGGTGAAATTCTTCAACTGGGATGCCGAGGCTGCCAGAAAACGATTTGACTTATCGATGCAATTGCTTCAATCAGGTGAGGTGAATTTACAGGCAACCATTGCTATTTATTTGTTGCACTCTACGGATATTGAACCGCTAGCAGCACAGATTGTCTCTGACGATGACAAATTCAAGACTCTCATTGATATATTGACGGACATCTTTTCCACTCAACTGCATGAAAAAAGCTTAATTTTACCAATGGAATATGTGCTATTGAATTTAGCGATTGCTACTGCAAACCATTCCGAAAAGAATCTTTCCAGTTTAAGTACCAATACgagattgaaaaattgttgcGGAAATATACTAAGATCTGGCGGAGAAGAAGAACGAGAAGTAATAATCGAGGTAATTAAAACATGCCAATTTAAATAG